In one Yarrowia lipolytica chromosome 1A, complete sequence genomic region, the following are encoded:
- a CDS encoding uncharacterized protein (Compare to YALI0A18568g, similar to Saccharomyces cerevisiae CWC27 (YPL064C); ancestral locus Anc_8.528, weakly similar to uniprot|Q02770 Saccharomyces cerevisiae YPL064c CWC27 putative peptidyl-prolyl cis- trans isomerase), which yields MSHARLFHLQSCHHHFYITTMEPQTTAKVVLTTTKGPIEAELFAKEVPLACTRFLQLCKSGYYDSKPFYRVLPGELIQCGQQEAGNNTNSYPKLKDEPHTRIKLKRGYLAMASEYTENNRRVPNSATTEFFIALKEIPFSGTVIGKITGDTIYNAQDIARGELTEDGYPMYVQTVQNVEIVLGGGLVQETQKAGADAGADADSRENKSGSRDKPKKPKRKLQVNHDDDDDEEPVFTKKSVSKLVEDKFKKDNTNVAKKPKVEASAEQPEPAAVQATTTHHVQDAEDMTTEVDTVVSERLEKFRNMSRTKPDTKPKSMLISQEDRIRRRLGLGPDEDIPSDASDPSSDEDDDFDIFKHKFICPEDDKAEDSLITLGA from the coding sequence ATGTCTCATGCACGtcttttccacctccaaagctgccatcaccacttttacatcaccaccatggaGCCCCAAACGACCGCCAAGGTGGTGCTGACGACCACTAAAGGCCCCATTGAGGCGGAATTATTTGCCAAAGAGGTGCCGCTGGCATGTACACGCTTCCTGCAGCTCTGCAAGTCCGGATACTACGACTCAAAGCCGTTCTACCGAGTGCTGCCGGGAGAACTGATCCAATGTGGCCAACAGGAGGCTGgaaacaacacaaacagctaCCCTAAGCTTAAAGACGAACCACATACCCGAATCAAACTCAAACGAGGCTACTTGGCCATGGCTAGCGAATACACCGAGAACAACCGACGGGTCCCCAATTCTGCCACCACGGAGTTCTTTATTGCTCTCAAAGAAATCCCCTTCAGCGGAACTGTGATTGGAAAAATCACCGGAGACACTATTTACAACGCCCAAGATATCGCTCGAGGAGAATTGACCGAAGATGGATACCCGATGTACGTTCAAACGGTGCAGAACGTGGAGATAGTGCTGGGAGGAGGGCTGGTGcaagagacacaaaagGCGGGCGCCGACGCGGGCGCCGACGCGGACTCACGTGAAAACAAGTCTGGTTCACGTGATAAACCGAAGAAGCCAAAACGAAAGCTTCAGGTGAACcatgacgatgacgacgatgaggagcCTGTTTTTACGAAAAAGAGTGTCTCCAAGCTGGTTGaagacaagttcaagaaggacaacaCCAACGTCGCAAAGAAGCCCAAGGTGGAGGCGTCCGCGGAACAACCGGAACCTGCTGCCGTTCAAGCAACCACCACCCATCACGTGCAAGATGCAGAAGACATGACCACAGAAGTTGACACTGTTGTTTCAGAACGGCTGGAAAAGTTCAGAAACATGTCACGTACTAAGCCAGACACAAAGCCCAAGTCCATGTTAATTTCCCAAGAAGACAGAATCAGACGACGACTAGGACTAGGTCCCGATGAAGATATTCCTTCGGATGCCTCGGACCCTTCGTcagatgaagatgacgatTTTGACATTTTCAAACACAAATTCATTTGTCCagaggacgacaaggccgaggaCTCGTTGATTACTTTGGGAGCATGA
- a CDS encoding uncharacterized protein (Compare to YALI0A18546g, no similarity) — translation MDWKLQIQQLASRLVKWVTNTQPVIPKNVTQRTIDTQTDTNTPTTTNASETNIPNAPEAAEDETESRPQSYGSVSTQDSYPVIPLVRHSTTREHVVSRVVLVGAEELFDEGVERVV, via the coding sequence ATGGACTGGAAACTgcagatccagcagctcgcGAGCCGACTAGTCAAGTGGGTGACCAACACCCAGCCCGTGATTCCCAAAAACGTTACCCAAAGAACCATAGATACCCAAACCGATACCAACACGCCCACCACTACCAATGCTTCTGAGACCAACATACCAAATGCTCCCGAGGCGGCCGAGGACGAAACCGAGTCCAGACCCCAGTCGTATGGTTCTGTGTCAACCCAAGACTCGTATCCAGTGATTCCGCTCGTGCGACACTCGACTACAAGAGAACATGTTGTTTCACGAGTGGTTTTGGTCGGCGCAGAGGAGTTGTTTGATGAGGGGGTTGAGAGAGTTGTGTGA